Within Paenibacillus sp. RUD330, the genomic segment GCCCTGCTGCGCCTCTGCGATGTCCAAGGCATACCGGTAGCGACCAATATCGCGACCGCGGAGCTGCTCGTTAAGGCGATGCAGCGAGGGGACTTCGCTTGGCGCGAGCTGGTCCACAAGTACAAGCCGGAGTAAGAGGATGAGACAGCAGACAGACATCCTCGTCTTCGGCGCCCATGCGGACGATGCCGAGATCGGCATGGGCGGCACGATCCTGAAGCATACCGATGCCGGAATGACGGTCGGAATCTGCGATTTGACGGAATCGGAGATGAGCTCCAACGGAACCGTCGGGCTGCGCAAGCAGGAAGCCGAGGCTGCCGCCAGAATACTCGGTCTGACCGTCCGCAGCTGTCTGGGGCTTCCCGACCGCGGCCTGACGGGGGAGACATCCCAGCTGGCCGCCATCACCAAGGAAATCAGGCTGCGCAAGCCTAGAATCGTGTTCGCTCCCTATTGGCAGGACCGCCATCCGGATCACAACGCGGCCAGCGCCATGGTCGAAGAAGCGGTATTCAACGCCAAGCTGAGACGATATTTGCCGGATTCGGACCTGGAGCCGGTCAACGTGGAGCAGCTTGTGTTTTATTATATCAATGACCAGCGCGACATCGCCTTGACCGTGGACATCAGCAGCTTCATCGGCCGCAAGCTCGAAGCGCTCTCGGCGTACCAATCGCAGTTCGCCCCGGCAGCCGCAGGCGACGGCAGGGTCGACACGCCGCTGACCCAAGGTTATGTCAAGCGGGTCGAATATCGCGACTACCTGACCGGACAAGCGGCGGGCTGCTCGCATGCGGAAGGCTTCGCGCTCAAGAAGCCGCATCCGGTGTCGCATTTTATCGGCTGATGCCTAAAGCCCCGGTTGGGGGAATACATATGGAAGCAGAGCGCCACGAGCGGGAGGAACCCACATGACCAGAAAACTGAAAATCGGGATTACCTGCTACCCGACCCTAGGCGGATCGGGCGTAGTCGCGACGGAGCTCGGCAAGCTGCTGGCCGAGAACGGACATGAAATCCATTTCATCACGCACAGCATTCCTTTCCGGCTGGGCCAGTTCCACAAAAATATTTTCTTCCACGAGGTCGAAGTCAACAATTATTACGTCTTCCGCTATCCTCCCTACGATCTCAGCCTGGCCAGCAAGATGGCTCAGGTCGCGGAGATGCAGAAGCTCGACATCCTGCATGTCCACTATGCGATTCCTCATGCCGTATGCGCGTTTCTGGCCAAGCAGATCCATGGCAAAGGCCTGAAAACGGTGACGACGCTCCATGGCACCGACATTACGGTGCTGGCGCAGGATGAGTCGCTGAAGGACCTGATCCGTCTCGCCATTCACGAGAGCGACGCGGTGACGGCCGTCTCCCAGGATCTGATCCGCGAGACGAGGGAGCTTCTGGACATCACGACTCCGATCGACCTGACCTACAACTTTGTGGACAAAAGAGTCTATTATCCCCGGGATACATCCAGCCGGAGAGGCGATTACGCCGCGCCGGACGAGAAAATCCTGATGCATATCTCCAACTTCCGTCCGGTCAAGCGGGTCGGCGATGTCATCGACATCTTCCGCCGGGTATCGGAGCATGTCCCTTCCAAGCTGCTGCTCGTTGGAGAAGGGCCCGAGCTGTCGCGCATCCAGTGCCAGATCCGCGAGATGGGCATGGAGGACAGGGTGCATTTTCTCGGCAAGCAGGAGGATGTGGCCGAAGTCATTTCCCTGGCGGATCTCATGCTGCTTCCCTCCGAGAAGGAAAGCTTCGGCCTTGTTGCGCTTGAAGCGATGGGCTGCGGAGTTCCGACGATCGGGTCCACGGCAGGAGGCATTCCCGAGCTCGTCTCGCATGGAGAGACCGGCTTCCTGTCGCCGATCGGCGATACGGCCGATATGGCGCGCAATGCCGCGAGGCTGCTGACGAACCCGTCCATGTACGATCAATTCCGCAGCGCGTGCATCCGGCGCGCTTACGGCGAATTCTGCAACGAGAGGATCACGCGCGAATACGAGAAGATCTACTACCGGGTGCTCGGCATGGAGGCGGAGCTTCCCGTTCCGGCTTGCGAGGGATGAAAGGGGAGACCATCATGCCTCTTCCTGCAGAGATGCGGCATGCGGCTCCTGTGCTCCTGAGGCTGCAGGAGGCCGGCCACACCGCCGTATTCGTGGGCGGCTGCGTCCGCGACATGCTGCTTGGGCTGCCGCTCAAGGATGTCGACATCGCGAGCTCCGCTTCTCCGGAGGAAGTGATGGAGCTGTACCCGAACAGCATTCCGACCGGCCTTCAGCATGGAACCGTGACCGTGCGGCATGGGGGAGAGCTGTACGAGGTGACGACCTTCCGCACGGAGGGGGAGTACGCCGACCACCGGCGTCCGTCCGAGGTATCGTTCATCCGGGAGCTTGCAGGCGACCTGCAGAGGCGCGACTTCACGATCAATGCGATGGCTCTGCATCACGACGGAACTCTGGAAGATCCGTACGGCGGCATGGCGGATCTCAGGCGCGGTCTTATCCGCGCGGTAGGGAATCCCGAAGCCCGCTTCGGCGAGGACGCGCTGCGGATGCTGCGGGCGGTACGGTTCGCGGCGGTCTACGGCTTCCGGCTGTCCCACTCGACCTGGCGGGCATTGCTCGGCCATCGAGGCAGCCTGAAGCATGTCGCGATGGAAAGAATCGGCCTGGAGCTTGACCGCATCGCCGAGAAGGGGAGCATCCGATCCGGCGCTTCCTGGCTATATGCTAGCGGACTCCTGGAATGCTTGAAGGAGCCTCTGCCGCTCCCCGGTCCGGCCCATCAGCATGTTAAGCCGAAGCACGGACAAAAAGAGGCGGCCGACAGCCTGCTCGGCAGGCTTGCCGCCCTGGACAAGCTCGCGGACGGGGAGCAGCGCTGGCAAGGGCTGTTCATCGTTCTCGGGATGGACAAGGACTTGGCCGGGGAGTGGTTCCGGCGGCTGCGGTATTCGCGTGCCCGCAAGGAGAAGCTGGAATCCGTGCTTTCGATCCATCGCCGGATGGCCGGCTCGGGTGACAAGCCCGCCGCTGCGGAATGGCATGCCGCTGTGCTCGGCATCGGAGCGGAGGCGGCCGAGAGCTGGCTTCGCCTGATGGAGGCGGCGGCTTCCGCAGGACTTGGACTTGATTTCGAAGCGCTGCCTACCGGCTGCGAATCTGCCGCCGCGGAGATCCGGGTCTGGATGGAGCGGATGCCGGTGCGCGGCATCGGCGGCTTGGCGGTGGACGGCAAGGACATCCAGCAGGTGATCGGGACGCGGCCGGGACCTTGGATGGGCAGGCTGCTGGAGCGGCTGGCCCTTGAGGCTGCCGGAGGTGCGGTGCCGAACGAACAGAAGCCTTTGCTGGACCGGGCGGCAGAGCTGCATGAACAGAAGCAAGGAGGCGCGCCGTCATGAATACGGAAAAACTGCTTCGATTATTCGAGGAGAGCGGCGGCGAATTCCTTTCGGGGGAAGCGGTCAGCAGGGAGCTTGAGGTGAGCCGGACGGCCGTCTGGAAGCAGATCCGCAAGCTGGAGGAGGCGGGCTTTGTCTTCGAGGCTTCCCGCAAGCGGGGATACAGGCTGATATCGAAGCCGGACCTGTTGACGGAGGAGCGGATAGCCGCCCATCTGCAGACCCGGGAATTCGGCCGCAGGCTGCTGCTGATGGACAAGGTGGATTCAACCCAGAACATCGCAGCCAAGCTCGCTGAACAAGGAACAGAGGAAGGGACGCTCGTGCTGGCGGAGCAGCAGCTGAGCGGCCGCGGCCGGATGGGCCGGGGCTGGGTGTCGCCATACGGCAAGGGGCTCTGGATGAGCCTGGTGCTTCGTCCGCCGCTTCCGGTCAGCAGCGCGCCGCAGCTGACCCTGCTGACGGCGGTCGCCCTGTGCCGGGCTCTCAGGCTGCAGACGGGGCTGGATATCGGCATCAAATGGCCCAACGATCTGCTGCATGAAGGCAAAAAGCTGAGCGGCATCCTGCTGGAATCGGCAGCCGAGGACGAGCGGATCCGCCATATCGTGGCCGGCGTCGGCATCAGCGTCAACCTGGCCGAAGGCGACTATCCGAATGAGCTGCTGGAGCGTGCGGCATCGCTGCGCATCGCGGCAGGCCGTACATTCGACCGGGCGATGATCGCCGCCGCCTTCCTGAACGAATGGGAGTCGCTGTACGAGGTTTATCTGGCGGAAGGATTCGCTCCGGTCAAGCTTCTGTGGGAAGCCTTGTCGGTGTCGCTTCATCGCAAGACCGTCATCTCCACGCCTCAAGGAGAGATCCGGGGAACGCCTTCCGGTCTCCATGAGAGCGGAGCGCTGCAGGTCGAGCTCGAGGACGGCACGATCAGGGCGTTGTTCTCGGCCGAGATGGGCGAGCCCGTGCCATCCTGATCGTTCAAGCCGGTCCTGCAAGGGGCCGGCTTTTGGCTTCGTTTACGGAGATGGATGGATCTGTTATACTGGTGGTGACCGGGCGGTATCGACAAGATCCGAACCGCACTGGCACAGCCGGGCA encodes:
- the bshB1 gene encoding bacillithiol biosynthesis deacetylase BshB1 yields the protein MRQQTDILVFGAHADDAEIGMGGTILKHTDAGMTVGICDLTESEMSSNGTVGLRKQEAEAAARILGLTVRSCLGLPDRGLTGETSQLAAITKEIRLRKPRIVFAPYWQDRHPDHNAASAMVEEAVFNAKLRRYLPDSDLEPVNVEQLVFYYINDQRDIALTVDISSFIGRKLEALSAYQSQFAPAAAGDGRVDTPLTQGYVKRVEYRDYLTGQAAGCSHAEGFALKKPHPVSHFIG
- a CDS encoding CCA tRNA nucleotidyltransferase, which codes for MPLPAEMRHAAPVLLRLQEAGHTAVFVGGCVRDMLLGLPLKDVDIASSASPEEVMELYPNSIPTGLQHGTVTVRHGGELYEVTTFRTEGEYADHRRPSEVSFIRELAGDLQRRDFTINAMALHHDGTLEDPYGGMADLRRGLIRAVGNPEARFGEDALRMLRAVRFAAVYGFRLSHSTWRALLGHRGSLKHVAMERIGLELDRIAEKGSIRSGASWLYASGLLECLKEPLPLPGPAHQHVKPKHGQKEAADSLLGRLAALDKLADGEQRWQGLFIVLGMDKDLAGEWFRRLRYSRARKEKLESVLSIHRRMAGSGDKPAAAEWHAAVLGIGAEAAESWLRLMEAAASAGLGLDFEALPTGCESAAAEIRVWMERMPVRGIGGLAVDGKDIQQVIGTRPGPWMGRLLERLALEAAGGAVPNEQKPLLDRAAELHEQKQGGAPS
- a CDS encoding biotin--[acetyl-CoA-carboxylase] ligase — protein: MNTEKLLRLFEESGGEFLSGEAVSRELEVSRTAVWKQIRKLEEAGFVFEASRKRGYRLISKPDLLTEERIAAHLQTREFGRRLLLMDKVDSTQNIAAKLAEQGTEEGTLVLAEQQLSGRGRMGRGWVSPYGKGLWMSLVLRPPLPVSSAPQLTLLTAVALCRALRLQTGLDIGIKWPNDLLHEGKKLSGILLESAAEDERIRHIVAGVGISVNLAEGDYPNELLERAASLRIAAGRTFDRAMIAAAFLNEWESLYEVYLAEGFAPVKLLWEALSVSLHRKTVISTPQGEIRGTPSGLHESGALQVELEDGTIRALFSAEMGEPVPS
- the bshA gene encoding N-acetyl-alpha-D-glucosaminyl L-malate synthase BshA encodes the protein MTRKLKIGITCYPTLGGSGVVATELGKLLAENGHEIHFITHSIPFRLGQFHKNIFFHEVEVNNYYVFRYPPYDLSLASKMAQVAEMQKLDILHVHYAIPHAVCAFLAKQIHGKGLKTVTTLHGTDITVLAQDESLKDLIRLAIHESDAVTAVSQDLIRETRELLDITTPIDLTYNFVDKRVYYPRDTSSRRGDYAAPDEKILMHISNFRPVKRVGDVIDIFRRVSEHVPSKLLLVGEGPELSRIQCQIREMGMEDRVHFLGKQEDVAEVISLADLMLLPSEKESFGLVALEAMGCGVPTIGSTAGGIPELVSHGETGFLSPIGDTADMARNAARLLTNPSMYDQFRSACIRRAYGEFCNERITREYEKIYYRVLGMEAELPVPACEG